GCTGATTGGTTTGTGAGTCGATGCGGATCACTTTGCGATTTGAATGAACTTTCGCCAGCACTCGTTCCAGTCGCCTGCCTTCCTGCTGTGAGCTGGTGACAAACAGAATTCGACCGCCCCAAGAAACAGTATTGAGCAAGTTTGCCCTGAATCCGCTTGCCTGCCCCTTGAACACGCGACAGTCCCAAGGACCGCCCTGTTTCGTGTGCTTGAAGACTCGCACGTCGTTGCAGCCGGTGATTTCAGAGATAAACTTAACCGCACGATCGGGCAAGCCATCTTCAGACAGGACAATTGCCCCAGTTTGAATCGCGTGATTCGCCGCTGCTCCAATCCGCTCTAAAATATCTGCCCAACGGCTGCCCAACGTGTTGCCCTGAGTGCTATGTTCGATAACTTGGTTTGCCTCATCCAGTACCAGCAAGACCGGACGTTGCCAGAACCACTCAGGAACCCGATGCAGCGAGTCAGGGCACAACACAATCCCATGGTCATGACTGACTTTTGACCAGAGTGCCTGCTGCTGTTCTGCTGATGTTCCGAAGTCGTGGATGTGGGGCAAGTCCCAATCGATAGAGGTTTGCTGCCCTAGCGAAATCAAAGGAGCCAGCACCAGCACATTCCAACCGATCGATCGTGCAGCTTTTACCCAGTCAGCACCAATCCGAACTGTTTTGCCACTGTTCATCGTTGCCAACACAGCATGAATCTTGCCTTGCTCTAGCTCTGGCAGTTCTGGCAGATACTCGCCCTCTGTTTCACGCTCAACTGGATAAGACAGCTTGTTCAGTTGTTCGATCACTCGCAATGCAGCTGTAACCCGTCCATATTTGCGGTAGGCGTGGAGCGTGGGTGCATTTTTGATCAAGTCATCCAACCACGCCTGGGCATCATCGCCTTTCGCTGCCAGCACGTCATCAATCCCTTTGCCAAGGCTTCCATCCCAAGTTTGGACGAACACTTTGCAGCCAGCAGATTCTAGAGCTTGTCCTAGTTTCAGTGTTTGGCGACGAACATCAATCTGAGTTGAAACTTTCTCGTCCTGGTCGAAGCTGATGTGAATCGATCGCCCAGACGTAGCGAACTCTCTTAGCACGCTGTGCAACTCATTGGTTCCTTTCTGATGCCAGCAGGCGATTCCTCGGAGTGCGATCGTAGGCAAGCCATGAGCTGTCATCGCCAGCGCTTTTTTCAAACCTTCCGTAACTCCAATTGGCAGAGTGCAACGCCAGACACAACGCCAGAATGTCTCGCCCTCTAAAGGTGTGACCCCATAGCGGTTGTAAATTTGCTGAGCTGTCTCGTCATCAACCCAAGGCAGAATCGGCAACGCTTGATAGCCTTGTGGGTTCGGATATTTGATTTTCTTGAGTTTGCCGTTATTGAACTCCACTGGCGGATTGAGCGGCTTGAAATAGGGCACTTCACCCCACTCCCCATCGATCGTGCAGCCGTAAGCGAGCCATCCACCGTCAGCAGCAAACTGATACTTGTCTAAGAGCTTGCGTCCAGAACGAGTCACATAAGTAGAAACTTTCTGAACTTTGGCGATCGCCTGCTCTGCCATTACTTGAACTGCTGCATCGCCCTCGACCCACTTGACGTTAGCAAGGGTCATGCGATCGGGAATGGCACTAGAGCGAAATTCTGAGAGGAAGGAAAGCTTCATTGCTCATCCCCCTCTTGCTCGAACAAATTTTTTTGCCTGGTAGAGGGCGAGTGACGGCTGAAACTTTTTGATTGATAAGCAGATAGCCAACGGGCGAAACGTCCGCACTTTAAGCAATAGAGCTTTGCATAATGCGGTCCAGCTCCATCACCGATCGCTAAGTTGGCAGAGTAGCAATGCTGACAATGAAGAGTGAGAGTCATGAGCTTGCCCTCCACTCTACTGATCGCTTTGTCGGTCGTCTATTGACTCCTAATTCGGCAAATTTCTGAACGCTGAACGTATCAGCTAGAACATCATCTACAAGCCAACTCAAGCTTGTAAGCAGATCATAAGAAGGTTGCCCTTGAATGGAGTTTGAAGGAACTTCAACTTCTTGAGGGGTTTGATGTAGGCTCCCTCTAATAGATCTCTTAAAGCTAGAATTAGAGCAGTCGAAGAAAAATTGAAATAAAAAACTTTTTCTGCTACAGGCACCATGTAGCAGACCATTGTTTACAATGATCACTAGACCTCCTTTAAAATTCTTTGAATTTGATAGGAGCCTCCCTAGGAAGCTTTCTTTTTAGGGGCGTCTGACTTAGACGGTTCAAAACTTGGCGGTAGCGAACGTTGAGTCAGATTAGTGTTATGAACTTAAAATGCCAACTAGAGAAAACTAGTTGGCATTTTAGTTGCATAAAGTTTTTGAGCGATTGCAACGCACTCGCGTAGGACTGTGCTTTGTTTTTTGCCTTCCTTTTGCGCAACTGACTCTATCCAAACCTGCTGGTCTGGAGTTAAGCGAGTTGAAGTAGGCTCTTTACTGAGAGGAGAATCCCCAATTCTGGCAGGCATAGTACTCTTGTCCTCCTTCTTAAGAATGATGCCCCTGCTAGATAATCCTTGTTGACCTTCAGTTAATACGGGAAGTCAGGCTAGATTGTTGACTATTATTATAGGTTTAAAATTTTGATCTGATCCCAGTTAGGCTTCAGTGTTGACTGTTTAGAAAGGTGGTCTTTTAGTACCTGTAGATGTTTTTGGGTCATTCCTACAACTGTAAAGTTTCTTAACTTCACCTCTTCTGCAACGTTTTTCATAAGTCGCAAGGCAATTCTTCTCCCTTCAGGACATAGTTTTATAGTAGTGGTACGTTTTGCATCATCCTTAGATTTTGAAGAACGTTCTATCAATCCTCTTTCCTCTAGTCTCTGCAAGGTTCTAGAGAGCACAGATCTATTACGAGAGTCCGTATCAAGGAACCACTGCTGACTGTTCCAATTTAGTTTTGATGCTGACACTTCAGCTTGCTTTAGGTCTAATTCTGCAAGTTGAATAATAATCAGCAATCCCTTCTGTAGGCTGCTAAGTTTGCGAAATGCGGCATCATCTTTGTTTTTTTCTCGGCGTAAGAAAGCCTTCAACTCTTCTGAGTTGTCGAATTGTCCTTCTTCTAGCCATATGAGCAACTGCCAAAAAGGTTGCTCTAGTAGGTAATTGCTAAGGTCCTTAGAGCCATTCTGGTCGAAGCTCTTTGTTGCTTTATCTACTTGCTCACTCAAGTCGTCGCATAATCTTAAGTTTTTTTCCTTCCACTGTTTAAACGTTTGGTGACCTCCAGTTTTAGAGTTAGCCATAAACACCTCGTAAAATTGGGCTATTGTCCCCTAACTGGGTTTCTAGAATTGCGGTT
The Trichocoleus sp. DNA segment above includes these coding regions:
- a CDS encoding DUF3854 domain-containing protein, which codes for MKLSFLSEFRSSAIPDRMTLANVKWVEGDAAVQVMAEQAIAKVQKVSTYVTRSGRKLLDKYQFAADGGWLAYGCTIDGEWGEVPYFKPLNPPVEFNNGKLKKIKYPNPQGYQALPILPWVDDETAQQIYNRYGVTPLEGETFWRCVWRCTLPIGVTEGLKKALAMTAHGLPTIALRGIACWHQKGTNELHSVLREFATSGRSIHISFDQDEKVSTQIDVRRQTLKLGQALESAGCKVFVQTWDGSLGKGIDDVLAAKGDDAQAWLDDLIKNAPTLHAYRKYGRVTAALRVIEQLNKLSYPVERETEGEYLPELPELEQGKIHAVLATMNSGKTVRIGADWVKAARSIGWNVLVLAPLISLGQQTSIDWDLPHIHDFGTSAEQQQALWSKVSHDHGIVLCPDSLHRVPEWFWQRPVLLVLDEANQVIEHSTQGNTLGSRWADILERIGAAANHAIQTGAIVLSEDGLPDRAVKFISEITGCNDVRVFKHTKQGGPWDCRVFKGQASGFRANLLNTVSWGGRILFVTSSQQEGRRLERVLAKVHSNRKVIRIDSQTNQQGAFTSFFETPDEWLKQNNPDVLILSPSAKSGISIEGNVAIEDAYFTSVWAYFPALATDTHLQLLGRYRPSVPRFIFVPQVISCSGDESLMNPRAIQRRLNSNARSLAGVYELDALLDARDDRAETIVRIETAVLDYHAAARTVAGAQKAIAHDALLIRLEASGHLVQCEKLTLDRDIAKLWKDIQDELWREDAQTIASMTIEPEHDLKWAKDVRESLNTSLETRIRAQKVLWRDEFPSIDFDEPEQCYQALYLDYGAMRRGVLLQARAENLEATKVNDRTALESIANAKIRALHRLPKNYVRALLIAKTSILELLNGQTYTNSDPRAIAVKKAALYFANEISYWLRLQIKADQTPVEICNKLLKKLGLEAEATSRPGKRDERRDRVWKVRNLENSVRCQLLNAARRKLSGSVSTICNRSEIPYLQIVDTKQNPPDLERKEGAIEVGSLVRKGTSLATWVVEAIEGTIATIRQITGYSSRLLVTAPLSELEVSYAS